The genomic segment CACGAAGTGGGTGACGGAGGGCAGGTCGGCGAGGATCTCCGGGCCGGTGGTGGTGTAGTGCGCGCCCGCGTTGTCCGGGTTGCCGTACTGGTAGAGCATCACCCAGTCGGGGTGCTGCGCCGAGAGTTCCTTGGCGACCCGGACCGCGGTGTTGGAGCCGCCCGCCGCCGGGGACGGGATGATCTCGGCGCCCCACATGGTGAGCAGGTCGCGCCGTTCCTGGGAGGTGTTCTCGGGCATGACGCACACGATGCGGTAGCCCTTGAGCTTGGCCGCCATGGCGAGCGAGATGCCGGTGTTGCCGCTGGTCGGCTCCAGGATGGTGCAGCCGGGGGTGAGCCGGCCGTCCTTCTCCGCCTGTTCGACCATGTGGAGCGCCGGGCGGTCCTTGATCGAGCCGGTGGGGTTGCGGTCCTCCAGCTTCGCCCAGATGCGGACATCGGCGGAGGGCGACAGCCTCGGCAGGCGGACCAGGGGCGTGTTGCCTACCGCGGCTAGTGGGCTGTCGTACCGCATATCAGCGCATACCCCCGGCGACCGCCGGGAGGATGGTGATGTTGTCGCCGTCGCTGAGCTGGGTGCTGATGCCGTCGAGGAAGCGGACGTCCTCGTCGTTGAGGTAGACGTTCACGAAGCGGCGGAGCTGGTCGCCGTCGACGATGCGCTCACGGATGCCGGTGTGGCGGGTCTCCAGGTCGGCGAAGAGGTCGGCGAGGGTCGCGCCGCTGCCCTCGACCGCCTTGGCGCCGTCGGTGTAGGTGCGGAGGATGGTCGGAATGCGGACCTCGATGGCCATGGCGTGGGCTCCTGTCGGAAGCGGAGAGGTGGCGTGGGGCGCGCGGCTCTGCCCCCGCGCAGGGGTCGATGCGTGAATGGCGCCCTCGGGTGCGGTCGTCAGACCGTACGGCCGGGGGGCAGGCTCGGATGGTCCGTACACATCGCGCTGGAGAGCCTGCACAGGTCGACGTGCAGCCTCGCGACGAGCAGCGTGCCCGGCGTCCTGTCGCTCACGTCATGGGGAACCATGCGCTCATCGTATCGATTCCCGGCCGTGAATCCGGAAGGGCGTCTCACCTGATGGATGATCGGTGTTCGCCTGGTGGACGCGTGACCGGTCGGGGCGGTGTCGGCGGGGCGGGGGTGTCATGGCCGTACGAGGTCTGCCGGACCGGGTACGCCGCCCCGACCTGGGCCGGGGCGGCGTACGCCTTCGCGGGGGCGGGGGTCAGTCGGTCGCGTACGCCTCGACGACCTTGACGTCCTCCTCGGTGATCTCACCGTCCACGATGCGGTACGAGCGGAACTGGAAGGGGCCCGCGCCGTCGCTGTCGGCGGTGGAGACCAGGACGTAGTGGGCGCCGGGCTCGTTGGCGTACGTCACGTCGGTGCGCGAGGGGTATGCCTCGGTCGCGGTGTGCGAGTGGTAGATGATCACCGGTTCCTCGTCCCGGTCGTCCAGCTCGCGGTAGAGCTTGAGCAGGTCCGCCGAGTCGAACTCGTAGAACGTGGGCGACCGGGCGGCGTTCAGCATGGGGACGAACCGCTCGGGCCGGTCACTCCCGGCCGGTCCGGCGACCACGCCGCACGCCTCGTCGGGGTGGTCGGCGCGGGAGTGCGCGACTATCTGGTCGAACAGCGCCTGGGTGATGGTCAGCATGGCGCCAGGATAAGCAGACCGCGCCGGGCCGGGGCCGGACCGGTTCAGCGCCGGGCGAAGGAGGCGTTCTCGGGGTCGCGGGCCCGCAGCACCAGATACGCGACGGCGAGCAGCAGCGCCCACAGCGGGGCGCAGTAGAGCGAGATCCTGGCGTCCTCGTCGATGGCCATCATCACGATGACCATGCCGATGAAGGCGAGGGCGAAGACGCTGGTGTACGGGGCTCCGGGGGCGCGGAACGAGGACTGGGGCAGTTCGCCCCGGTCGGCCTTGGCGCGGTAGCGGAGCTGGCAGATCAGGATCATGATCCAGGCCCACATGCCGGAGATGGTGGCGAAGGAGACGACGTAGGTGAAGGCGTCCCCGGGCCACTGGTAGTTGATCCAGACGCCGACGAGCATGAGGGCGGCGGAGACGGTGGTGCCGACGAGCGGGGTGCCGCTCCGGGTGAGCCGGGTGAAGACCTTCGGGCCCTGGCCGTTGAGTGCGAGGTCGCGCAGCATCCGGCCGGTGGAGTACATGCCGGAGTTGCAGGAGGAGAGGGCCGCGGTCAGGACGACGAAGTTGACGATCGCGGCGCCGAGTCCGAGGCCCATCTTCTCGAAGGCGGCGACGAACGGGGAGACGCCGGGCCTGAACTCGGTCCACGGCACGACGGAGAGGATCATGATCAGGGCGCCGACGTAGAAGACGGCGATGCGCCACGGCACGGTGTTGATGGCCTTGGGCAGGACGGTCTGGGGGTCCTTGGACTCGCCGGCCGTGACGCCGACCAGCTCGACGGCGAGGAAGGCGAACATCACGATCTGGAGGGTCATCAGGGTGCCGCCGATGCCCTTGGGGAAGAAGCCGCCGTCGGACCAGAGGTGGGTGACGGACGCGGTGTCGCCCGCGTCCGAGAAGCCGATGGTGAGGATTCCGGCGCAGATGAGGATCATGCCGACGATGGCGGTCACCTTGACCATCGAGAACCAGAATTCGAGTTCGCCGAAGAGTTTGACGGAGATCAGGTTCACGCCGTAGAGGATGACCGTGAAGATGAGCGCGGAGACCCATTGTGGAATGGTGAACCAGTACGTCATGTACTGGGCGGCGGCCGTCACCTCGGTGATTCCGGTGACGACCCAGAACAGCCAGTACGTCCAGCCGGTGACGAATCCGGCGAACGGGCCGATGAATTCGCGGGCGTACTCCGAGAAGGAGCCGGACACGGGTCGGTACATGAGCAGTTCGCCGAGTGCGCGCATGATGAAGAAGATGACCAGGCCCGCTATGGCGTAGGCGAGGATGAGGCTGGGACCGGCCTTGGCGATGGCCTTGCCGGCGCCGAGGAAGAGGCCGGTGCCGATGGCTCCGCCGATGGCGATCATCTGGATCTGGCGGGAGCCCAGGCCGCGCTGGTAACCCTCACCCGCTGGGGCGGCCTCCGCCCCTTCCTGTCCCGCGTTTCCCTGGTCGAGCTGCGCCGATGTCATGGTGGTGCGCCTTTCTCCATGCTGATCCGCGCCTGCTGAGGCTACGGATCAGGTCCTGATCCCCCCGGATACGGATGGAGTCACGACCGGCGGTGGCCGGTTTCAGCGCCCCCGGGGACAGGGGTGGCGTCCCCGGTGGTCGTGCACATCTATCACGGCGCTGCGGGCGTTCCGCGTGGCATTGTGTGGCGCACACCACAGGTAAAAGCGGACAAGGGGTTTCGAGCCGCTGCAAAAAAGGCCGTTCGAGTAATGCGATCGTTATTCGGATTTGAGCGTCCGCTGAGATTGGGGTACCAGCATCCACCGGGTCCGGCCGTCCCGCAATCAGGGGCGGGACGTGCGGGACACGTACGGAACGGCGGGTTCAGGACGCCGGGCGGTTTCCGCCGCCCCGGGCGTCCGGGCATCGGCTTACGGCATCAGGGTTTCGACCAGCGTCTCCTGGAGCGCGCCGAGCCAGAGGTAGGCCATCACCATCGGCTTGCGCGGGTCGCTGTCGGGCAGCCGGTAGAGCGAGCCGTCCTCGCCCTCCTCCTCCTCGGACACTTCGAGGCGGGTGCCGATGGTCAGCCGGAGGTCGTTGAGGGTCCCCAGCCAGCCACGGGACTGGTCGGCGGTGAGGGCGAGGACCGCGCCGCCGTCCCCGGCGGGCGAGAGGGCGTCGAGGCTCTGTACGACGGTGAGGGCGTCCTCGCGCTTGCGGGTGCGCAGGTCGTTCTCGGTGAAGCGGCGGAACTCGGCGGACGCGGCGCGCAGTTCCCTGTCCTCGTCGCCGTACGCCTCGGGGAAGAGGCGGGCCAGGGCGGGGTCGGCGGGCGGTTCGCTGGGGCCCTCGGTGAAGAGCGCGGCGAGCGGGTCCTCGCCCTCGGTGGGCTCCTCGCCGGGACCGATCAGTTCCAGCAACTGGACGGCGAGGGAGCGCAGGATCGCGATCTCCACCTCGTCGAGCGCGACGGCCGCGCCGCCGTCGGGGGTGGCCTCGAAGTGGCCGGCCATGGGTTCTCCGATGATGGGTCGGGCGTGGAGCCGGGGACGTACGGCAGCGGGACGGGTCAGTCGCGGTCCTGGGTGAGGGTGGCCCAGAGCCCGTACCCGTGCATGGCCTGCACGTCGCGTTCCATTTCCTCGCGGCTGCCGCTGGAGACGACGGCGCGGCCCTTCTGGTGGACGTCGAGCATCAGCTTGTGGGCCTTGTCCTTGGAGTAGCCGAAGTAGGTCCGGAAGACGTACGTCACATAACTCATGAGGTTGACCGGGTCGTTGTGGACCAGCGTCACCCAGGGGACGTCGGGCTCGGGGGCGACGAAGGTGTCCTCGGCCGATGCGGGGCTTTCGATCTCTGCGGGGGCGACACTCACCTGCCCCATGCTGCCACCCGGGAGGGGTCATCGCACAAACGGCGGCAGATCTCGTCACTCTGACGAGATAGGGGTAGCATCCCTGACATGAACTCTGCGGACCTTGGGCGGCGGGTCGGCGTTCCGTCGACCGCGCTCTTCACCGACCAGTACGAACTCACGATGGTGCAGGCGGCTCTGAAGGCGGGCACCGCGGACCGGCACTCGGTCTTCGAGGCGTTCACCCGCCGGCTGCCCGAGGGACGGCGCTACGGCGTGGTCGCGGGCACCGGGCGGGTGCTGGACGCGGTGGAGAACTTCCACTTCGACGACGAGATGCTGCGCTTCCTGCGCGACCAGCGCGTCGTGGACGGGCCGACCCTCGAATGGCTGGCGGACTACCGCTTCAGCGGCGACATCTGGGGCTATCCGGAGGGCGAGGTGTACTTCCCCGGCTCGCCGGTCCTGCGGGTCGAGGGCTCCTTCGCGGAGTGCGTACTGCTGGAGACGGTGATCCTGTCGATCCTCAACCACGACTCGGCGATCGCCGCGGCGGCGTCCCGGATGTCGGCCGCCGCGGGCGGGCGCTCGCTGATCGAGATGGGCGCCCGGCGCACCCACGAGCTGTCGGCGGTGGCGTCGGCGCGCGCCGCGTACGTCGGCGGCTTCGACACCACGTCCGACCTGGCCGCGGGCTTCCGCTACGGCATCCCGACCGTCGGCACGAACGCGCACGCCTTCACGCTGCTGCACGACAGCGAGCGGGACGCGTTCCGGGCGCAGGTCGATTCGCTGGGCAGCGGCACGACGCTGCTGGTGGACACGTACGACGTGGCCGAGGCGGTCCGTACGGCGGTCGAGATCGCCGGGACGGACCTGGGCGCGGTACGGATCGACTCGGGCGATCTGCTGCTGGTCGCGCACCGGGTGCGCCAGCAGCTGGACGAGCTGGGGGCGACCCGCACCAGGATCGTGGTGACGTCGGACCTGGACGAGTACGCCATCGCCTCACTGGCGGCGGCCCCCGTCGACGCGTACGGGGTGGGGACACAGTTGGTGACGGGCAGCGGGCACCCCACCTGTTCGATGGTCTACAAGCTGGTGGCCCGTGCCGCCTCCGGCGATCCCGGCGAGCCGTTGCGGCCGGTCGCGAAGAAGTCGATGGGCGCGAAGTCGTCCAGGGGCGGACGCAAGTGGGCCGCGCGCAGGCTGGACGAGCACGGGGTCGCCGAGGCGGAGGTGATCGGCACCGGCCGGGTCCCGGACGGGCCGGCCTGCCGGCAGCTGCTGGTCGAGCTGGTCAAGGAGGGCGCGGTGGTGGCCCGCGAGCCGCTGGAGGCGGCCAGGGAACGGCACATCACGGCCCGCGCCGGGCTGCCCCTGTCGGCGACGCAGCTGTCGCGTGGCGAGGCGGTGATCCCGACGGAGTACGTATGAGCCGGCGCCCCGCGGCCCCGGCCGGGTCCGCCCCGGAACGGACGCGGCCCACGGTCCCGTTCACGTCCGCCCCGGAACGGACGCGCATGAATCCCGGGAGCCCGGGAAGGTGACGATCGGCATCAGGCGATGTCCGCGAAACCCCCGCCCGCCGTCCCGCCCGCCCCACGGGCCCCGGCGGGACCGCGTGGACAGGGACCCGCGTGGACACGCCAGGCGGCCCGACCCCCTCCCCCGGGGCGGCCGGAGTGCTTACGCTCGTCCCCGGCCGCACACCCCGACCCACGACCCGCACGCCCCCGCCGTCCGCCACGCCCCGCGGTCCGCACGCACACAGGACCCGTGCGCCCCGCCATCCCGCTCGTCCCCTCCACCGAAGGACAACCGCCATGCACCGCGCCCTGATCGTCGTGGATGTTCAGAACGACTTCTGCGAGGGCGGCAGCCTCGCGGTCGCGGGCGGCGCCGATGTCGCCGCCGCCATCACCGATCTGATCGGTGAGGCCCAGGCGGGTTACCGCCATGTGGTGGCCACCCGTGACCACCACATCGACCCGGGCGACC from the Streptomyces sp. AM 4-1-1 genome contains:
- a CDS encoding cysteine synthase; translation: MRYDSPLAAVGNTPLVRLPRLSPSADVRIWAKLEDRNPTGSIKDRPALHMVEQAEKDGRLTPGCTILEPTSGNTGISLAMAAKLKGYRIVCVMPENTSQERRDLLTMWGAEIIPSPAAGGSNTAVRVAKELSAQHPDWVMLYQYGNPDNAGAHYTTTGPEILADLPSVTHFVAGLGTTGTLMGVGRFLREHKPDVAVVAAEPRYDDLVYGLRNLDEGFVPELYDASVLTTRFSVGSADAVTRTRELLQQEGIFAGVSTGAALHAAIGVGNKAVKAGESADIVFVVADGGWKYLSTGVYTAATTEAAIEALQGQLWA
- a CDS encoding MoaD/ThiS family protein; the protein is MAIEVRIPTILRTYTDGAKAVEGSGATLADLFADLETRHTGIRERIVDGDQLRRFVNVYLNDEDVRFLDGISTQLSDGDNITILPAVAGGMR
- a CDS encoding putative leader peptide codes for the protein MVPHDVSDRTPGTLLVARLHVDLCRLSSAMCTDHPSLPPGRTV
- a CDS encoding M67 family metallopeptidase; this encodes MLTITQALFDQIVAHSRADHPDEACGVVAGPAGSDRPERFVPMLNAARSPTFYEFDSADLLKLYRELDDRDEEPVIIYHSHTATEAYPSRTDVTYANEPGAHYVLVSTADSDGAGPFQFRSYRIVDGEITEEDVKVVEAYATD
- a CDS encoding amino acid permease yields the protein MTSAQLDQGNAGQEGAEAAPAGEGYQRGLGSRQIQMIAIGGAIGTGLFLGAGKAIAKAGPSLILAYAIAGLVIFFIMRALGELLMYRPVSGSFSEYAREFIGPFAGFVTGWTYWLFWVVTGITEVTAAAQYMTYWFTIPQWVSALIFTVILYGVNLISVKLFGELEFWFSMVKVTAIVGMILICAGILTIGFSDAGDTASVTHLWSDGGFFPKGIGGTLMTLQIVMFAFLAVELVGVTAGESKDPQTVLPKAINTVPWRIAVFYVGALIMILSVVPWTEFRPGVSPFVAAFEKMGLGLGAAIVNFVVLTAALSSCNSGMYSTGRMLRDLALNGQGPKVFTRLTRSGTPLVGTTVSAALMLVGVWINYQWPGDAFTYVVSFATISGMWAWIMILICQLRYRAKADRGELPQSSFRAPGAPYTSVFALAFIGMVIVMMAIDEDARISLYCAPLWALLLAVAYLVLRARDPENASFARR
- a CDS encoding DUF2017 domain-containing protein, which gives rise to MAGHFEATPDGGAAVALDEVEIAILRSLAVQLLELIGPGEEPTEGEDPLAALFTEGPSEPPADPALARLFPEAYGDEDRELRAASAEFRRFTENDLRTRKREDALTVVQSLDALSPAGDGGAVLALTADQSRGWLGTLNDLRLTIGTRLEVSEEEEGEDGSLYRLPDSDPRKPMVMAYLWLGALQETLVETLMP
- the clpS gene encoding ATP-dependent Clp protease adapter ClpS, with the protein product MGQVSVAPAEIESPASAEDTFVAPEPDVPWVTLVHNDPVNLMSYVTYVFRTYFGYSKDKAHKLMLDVHQKGRAVVSSGSREEMERDVQAMHGYGLWATLTQDRD
- a CDS encoding nicotinate phosphoribosyltransferase, producing MNSADLGRRVGVPSTALFTDQYELTMVQAALKAGTADRHSVFEAFTRRLPEGRRYGVVAGTGRVLDAVENFHFDDEMLRFLRDQRVVDGPTLEWLADYRFSGDIWGYPEGEVYFPGSPVLRVEGSFAECVLLETVILSILNHDSAIAAAASRMSAAAGGRSLIEMGARRTHELSAVASARAAYVGGFDTTSDLAAGFRYGIPTVGTNAHAFTLLHDSERDAFRAQVDSLGSGTTLLVDTYDVAEAVRTAVEIAGTDLGAVRIDSGDLLLVAHRVRQQLDELGATRTRIVVTSDLDEYAIASLAAAPVDAYGVGTQLVTGSGHPTCSMVYKLVARAASGDPGEPLRPVAKKSMGAKSSRGGRKWAARRLDEHGVAEAEVIGTGRVPDGPACRQLLVELVKEGAVVAREPLEAARERHITARAGLPLSATQLSRGEAVIPTEYV